The proteins below come from a single Rhodanobacter sp. LX-99 genomic window:
- the groL gene encoding chaperonin GroEL (60 kDa chaperone family; promotes refolding of misfolded polypeptides especially under stressful conditions; forms two stacked rings of heptamers to form a barrel-shaped 14mer; ends can be capped by GroES; misfolded proteins enter the barrel where they are refolded when GroES binds) encodes MAAKEVRFGEDARARMLKGVNTLANAVKVTLGPKGRNVVLEKSFGAPTITKDGVSVAKEIELADKYENLGAQIVKEAASKTSDVAGDGTTTATVLAQAFIQEGLKAVAAGINPMDLKRGIDKAVTAAVGELKKMSNPTANDKEIAQVGTISANADANIGDIIATAMKKVGKEGVITVEEGSGLENELDVVEGMQFDRGYLSPYFINNQQSQQVELDDPYILIHDKKVSNVRELLPVLEAVAKAGKPLLIVAEEVEGEALATLVVNTIRGIVKVAAVKAPGFGDRRKAILEDIAILTNGQVVSEEVGLSLEKTTIADLGRAKRVVITKENTTIIDGAGEAEKIQSRIAQVKAQIEETSSDYDKEKLQERVAKLAGGVAVIKVGAGTEIEMKEKKARVEDALHATRAAVEEGVVPGGGVALIRALKAVEGLKGDNTDQDLGIAITRRALEAPLRAIVSNAGEEPSVILNKVKEGKGNFGYNAATGEFGDMVAMGILDPTKVTRTALQHASSVAGLAITTEAIIAELPKKDEGHSHGGGGMGGGMGGMGGMDF; translated from the coding sequence ATGGCAGCCAAAGAAGTACGTTTCGGCGAAGACGCCCGTGCCCGCATGCTCAAGGGCGTGAATACCCTGGCCAATGCGGTCAAGGTCACCCTCGGCCCGAAGGGCCGCAACGTCGTGCTCGAGAAGAGCTTCGGCGCGCCCACGATCACCAAGGACGGCGTGTCCGTCGCGAAGGAGATCGAGCTGGCCGACAAGTACGAGAACCTCGGTGCGCAGATCGTCAAGGAAGCCGCTTCCAAGACCTCCGACGTCGCGGGTGACGGCACCACCACGGCCACGGTGCTGGCGCAGGCATTCATCCAGGAAGGCCTCAAGGCTGTTGCCGCCGGCATCAACCCGATGGACCTGAAGCGCGGCATCGACAAGGCCGTCACGGCCGCCGTCGGCGAGCTGAAGAAGATGTCCAACCCCACCGCGAACGACAAGGAAATCGCGCAGGTCGGCACGATCTCGGCCAACGCCGACGCCAACATCGGCGACATCATCGCCACCGCGATGAAGAAAGTCGGCAAGGAAGGCGTGATCACGGTCGAGGAAGGTTCGGGCCTGGAGAACGAGCTGGACGTGGTCGAGGGCATGCAGTTCGATCGCGGCTACCTGTCGCCCTACTTCATCAACAACCAGCAGAGCCAGCAGGTCGAGCTGGACGACCCGTACATCCTGATCCACGACAAGAAAGTGTCGAACGTGCGCGAACTGCTGCCGGTGCTGGAAGCCGTCGCCAAGGCGGGCAAGCCGCTGCTGATCGTGGCCGAGGAAGTCGAGGGCGAAGCGCTGGCCACCCTGGTGGTCAACACCATCCGCGGCATCGTCAAGGTCGCCGCCGTCAAGGCGCCGGGCTTCGGCGACCGTCGCAAGGCGATCCTGGAAGACATCGCGATCCTCACCAACGGCCAGGTCGTTTCCGAGGAAGTCGGCCTGTCGCTGGAGAAGACCACGATCGCCGATCTGGGTCGCGCCAAGCGCGTCGTCATCACCAAGGAAAACACCACGATCATCGACGGTGCCGGTGAGGCGGAGAAGATCCAGTCGCGCATCGCGCAGGTCAAGGCACAGATCGAGGAGACCTCGTCGGACTACGACAAGGAGAAGCTGCAGGAGCGCGTGGCCAAGCTGGCCGGCGGCGTTGCGGTGATCAAGGTCGGTGCCGGCACCGAGATCGAGATGAAGGAAAAGAAGGCCCGCGTCGAAGACGCCCTGCACGCTACCCGTGCAGCCGTCGAAGAAGGCGTGGTCCCGGGCGGCGGCGTCGCGCTGATCCGCGCGCTGAAGGCGGTCGAAGGCCTGAAGGGCGACAACACCGACCAGGACCTGGGCATCGCGATCACCCGCCGTGCGCTGGAAGCGCCGCTGCGCGCGATCGTTTCCAACGCCGGCGAAGAGCCGTCCGTGATCCTCAACAAGGTCAAGGAAGGCAAGGGCAACTTCGGCTACAACGCCGCCACCGGCGAGTTCGGTGACATGGTGGCGATGGGCATCCTGGATCCGACCAAGGTGACCCGCACCGCGTTGCAGCACGCCTCGTCGGTCGCCGGTCTGGCGATCACCACGGAGGCGATCATTGCCGAACTGCCGAAGAAGGACGAAGGCCACAGCCATGGCGGCGGTGGCATGGGCGGCGGCATGGGTGGCATGGGCGGCATGGACTTCTAA
- a CDS encoding LTA synthase family protein, with protein sequence MPPNFANPPARWRAIVPRAALLLLLALAFVLLTGLVDGGVGVTPLRLFDQARYPLANAWPGLLLAGILLAISRRALLSFALAFLLQGLLYAVNLLKVANLGTPLLPDDFRIVGQLHKGGMHLLSGYLPHSPWPYLGLLAAVALIAAAWRLEPPLFPRRTRGARLLGGGVLALALASMLVGLPAWAKIYNGKTLWLEPWSAISTTTHSGLVSSLMLFHLEYSKGDRKPDRAAATRLIEQSTPALLQFMQTPTAGGELPDIVVVQSESFFDPTIMRGYEHSNFAPNLRRLAAHGTSGKLHVPTFGGGTIRTEFEVLTGLSLRYFDNLQFPYLQMSHKALPGLVRTLNRHGYTTLALHGNDPAFWNRTTAFKAIGFDRFVSQSSFPPASPNDGKYMADSAMTDEIMTLLKNDGPPQFIFAISIEAHGPYDVEPARVAERDAIPVPDGISGRDKLELQTYLYHLKHADAELGRLVKLLAQRQRPSVVLFYGDHLPALSNSYQITGFVDGGDMLSQAGVWLLVDPKHPGKRSKADTASWLLPGKLLAHIGIHDDPYFALTELVGPQLAALTEAPGAPPLAEGDDQQQLDKAMASIDQLRMSNKLDSLLPQPATPALTPAPGKIAHNDVPPAPLPASAAR encoded by the coding sequence ATGCCCCCGAATTTCGCCAACCCGCCCGCACGCTGGCGCGCCATCGTCCCGCGCGCCGCGCTGCTGCTGTTGCTGGCGCTGGCCTTCGTGCTGCTCACCGGACTGGTGGACGGCGGCGTCGGGGTGACTCCGCTGCGCCTGTTCGACCAGGCGCGCTACCCGCTGGCCAATGCGTGGCCGGGCCTGCTGCTGGCCGGCATCCTGCTGGCGATCAGCCGGCGCGCGTTGCTGTCGTTCGCGCTGGCGTTCCTGCTGCAGGGGTTGTTGTACGCGGTCAACCTGCTGAAGGTGGCGAACCTCGGCACGCCGCTGCTGCCGGACGATTTCCGTATCGTCGGCCAGTTGCACAAGGGCGGCATGCACCTGCTGTCCGGCTACCTGCCGCACAGTCCGTGGCCGTACCTGGGCCTGCTCGCCGCGGTGGCCCTGATCGCCGCGGCATGGCGACTGGAGCCGCCGTTGTTCCCGCGCCGCACGCGCGGCGCGCGCCTGCTCGGCGGCGGCGTGCTGGCGCTGGCGCTGGCCAGCATGCTGGTCGGCCTGCCCGCCTGGGCGAAAATCTACAACGGGAAGACGCTGTGGCTGGAACCGTGGTCGGCGATCTCCACCACCACCCACTCCGGCCTGGTCAGTTCGCTGATGCTGTTCCACCTCGAATACTCCAAGGGCGACCGCAAGCCGGATCGCGCCGCGGCCACCAGGCTGATCGAGCAGTCCACGCCGGCCCTGCTGCAATTCATGCAGACACCGACGGCCGGCGGCGAACTGCCCGACATCGTGGTGGTGCAGAGCGAGTCGTTCTTCGACCCGACCATCATGCGCGGCTACGAGCACAGCAACTTCGCGCCGAACCTGCGCCGGCTCGCCGCACATGGCACCAGCGGCAAGCTGCACGTGCCCACCTTCGGCGGCGGCACCATCCGCACCGAGTTCGAGGTGCTTACCGGGCTGTCCCTGCGCTACTTCGACAACCTGCAGTTTCCCTATCTGCAGATGAGCCACAAGGCGCTGCCGGGGCTGGTGCGCACGCTCAACCGGCACGGCTACACCACGCTGGCGCTGCACGGCAACGACCCGGCGTTCTGGAACCGAACCACCGCGTTCAAGGCGATCGGCTTCGACCGCTTCGTCTCGCAGTCGTCGTTCCCGCCCGCGTCGCCGAACGACGGCAAGTACATGGCCGACAGCGCGATGACCGACGAGATCATGACGCTGCTGAAGAACGACGGCCCGCCGCAGTTCATCTTCGCGATCAGCATCGAGGCGCACGGCCCGTACGACGTCGAGCCTGCCCGCGTCGCCGAACGCGACGCGATCCCGGTGCCCGACGGCATCAGCGGCCGCGACAAGCTGGAACTGCAGACCTACCTCTACCACCTCAAGCACGCCGACGCCGAGCTCGGCCGGCTGGTGAAGCTGCTGGCCCAGCGCCAGCGGCCCAGCGTGGTGCTGTTCTATGGCGACCACCTGCCGGCGCTGAGCAACAGCTACCAGATCACCGGCTTCGTCGACGGCGGCGACATGCTGAGCCAGGCCGGCGTATGGCTGCTGGTCGATCCGAAGCACCCGGGCAAGCGCAGCAAGGCCGATACCGCCTCCTGGCTGCTGCCCGGCAAGCTGCTGGCGCACATCGGCATCCACGACGATCCGTACTTCGCGCTGACCGAACTGGTCGGCCCGCAACTGGCCGCGCTCACCGAGGCACCCGGCGCGCCGCCGCTGGCCGAGGGCGACGACCAGCAGCAACTCGACAAGGCCATGGCCAGCATCGACCAGTTGCGCATGAGCAACAAGCTGGACAGCCTGCTGCCACAGCCGGCGACGCCTGCGCTCACGCCCGCACCCGGCAAGATCGCCCACAACGACGTGCCGCCAGCGCCATTGCCGGCATCCGCCGCACGATGA
- the glnE gene encoding bifunctional [glutamate--ammonia ligase]-adenylyl-L-tyrosine phosphorylase/[glutamate--ammonia-ligase] adenylyltransferase — protein sequence MTHPESAALRALIDDRYGDLAARCRAAGVPLHDDAGVAERIRRTLLASDFAFDVWCRQPQLLAPAGLERLRSGSDASARIDALRLPGDETACMVALRRFRHAEALRLVFRDVNGLDELPETLSATSVLYEALLGVALDWSERALAVRYGHSRDHDGALQRLLVIGFGKLGGSELNFSSDIDLVLAYPNAGQTDGARPLDNSEYFIRLGRQLVRLLNEPTMDGICARVDLRLRPFGNAGRLALSFAAMEQYYQSEGRDWERYAWIKARPVAGDRAAGKQLQELLRPFVYRKYLDYTAFAGLREMKALIDAEVARKDLADNLKLGPGGIREIEFIVQLTQLIRGGREPSLRVRGLLGALTACEARGHINAARARMLREAYALLRRVENRVQMLRDAQTHDIPADALSRERIALSLDYPDWDSLHAALAKQRAIVSEEFAAVLMPQGGRAARVPAADRVLWQRACDESLDAATLEASGFAPGDELADALLKLPQATAVRAMSARSRERLDHLMPQLFDAARATAAPVASLLRLCRLMQAVARRSSYLALLEEQPAARRRLVRLFADSAFLAERVIAQPLLLDDVLDPRIDQLPFKRADITAEIARVLGTLEEREAEAELDRINEFKASTAFRLGLAFNDGRADAVATARRLAALAESVIGAVLALAERELVAQHGRLPGTDMQPGSGFSVLGYGSLGGEELGFASDLDLVFVYDSRRAQAMSDGARPIEGSRWYQRLAQRVMNWLTVLTRGGRLYEVDTRLRPDGSKGLLVSSLDAFVAYQQSRAWTWEHQALLRARPVAGDAALNAELAGVRRDILAVPRERATVLAEVGSMRARWRAERDRSDERQLDLKQGHGGLLDIEFALQGLVLAHAAEQPGLLGVTANAGLIEACRVAGLLDSDQSAILTVAHADLLQRALACTLDLRSRIAPRDAELEQLCGSVREVTDALGFAFD from the coding sequence ATGACCCATCCGGAATCCGCCGCGCTGCGAGCGCTGATCGACGACCGCTACGGCGACCTGGCTGCCCGTTGCCGCGCCGCCGGCGTGCCGCTTCACGACGACGCCGGCGTGGCCGAGCGGATCCGCCGCACCCTGCTGGCCAGCGACTTCGCGTTCGACGTGTGGTGCCGCCAGCCGCAGCTGCTGGCGCCGGCCGGACTGGAGCGATTGCGCTCCGGCAGCGACGCCAGCGCACGCATCGACGCCTTGAGACTGCCCGGGGACGAGACCGCCTGCATGGTCGCGCTGCGCCGCTTCCGCCACGCCGAGGCGTTGCGGCTGGTGTTTCGCGACGTCAACGGGCTGGACGAGCTGCCGGAAACGCTGTCCGCCACCAGCGTGCTGTACGAGGCATTGCTCGGCGTGGCGCTGGACTGGTCCGAGCGCGCGCTGGCCGTGCGCTACGGCCACAGCCGCGACCACGACGGCGCCCTGCAGCGGCTGCTGGTGATCGGCTTCGGCAAGCTCGGCGGCAGCGAGCTGAACTTCTCCTCCGACATCGACCTGGTGCTGGCGTACCCGAACGCCGGCCAGACCGACGGCGCGCGCCCGCTCGACAACAGCGAATACTTCATCCGGCTCGGCCGCCAGCTGGTGCGCCTGCTGAACGAGCCGACCATGGACGGCATCTGCGCGCGGGTCGACCTGCGCCTGCGCCCGTTCGGCAACGCCGGCCGGCTGGCGCTGTCGTTCGCCGCGATGGAGCAGTACTACCAGAGCGAGGGCCGCGACTGGGAACGCTACGCGTGGATCAAGGCGCGCCCGGTCGCCGGCGACCGGGCTGCCGGCAAGCAGCTGCAGGAGCTGCTGCGCCCGTTCGTCTACCGCAAGTACCTCGACTACACCGCGTTCGCCGGGCTGCGCGAGATGAAGGCGCTGATCGACGCGGAAGTGGCGCGCAAGGATCTCGCCGACAACCTCAAGCTCGGCCCCGGCGGCATTCGCGAGATCGAGTTCATCGTGCAGCTGACCCAGCTGATCCGCGGCGGCCGCGAACCGTCCCTGCGCGTGCGCGGCCTGCTGGGCGCGCTGACCGCGTGCGAGGCGCGCGGCCACATCAACGCGGCGCGCGCGCGCATGCTGCGCGAGGCGTATGCGCTGTTGCGCCGGGTCGAGAACCGGGTGCAGATGCTGCGCGACGCGCAGACCCACGACATCCCCGCCGACGCGCTGAGCCGCGAGCGCATCGCGCTCAGCCTCGACTATCCCGACTGGGACAGCCTGCATGCGGCGCTGGCGAAGCAGCGCGCCATCGTCAGCGAGGAATTCGCCGCCGTGCTGATGCCGCAGGGCGGTCGCGCCGCCCGCGTGCCGGCCGCCGACCGGGTGCTGTGGCAGCGCGCCTGCGACGAATCGCTGGACGCCGCCACGCTGGAAGCCTCCGGCTTCGCGCCCGGCGACGAGCTGGCCGATGCCCTGCTGAAACTGCCGCAGGCCACGGCGGTGCGCGCGATGTCGGCGCGCTCGCGCGAACGCCTCGATCACCTGATGCCGCAGCTGTTCGACGCCGCCCGCGCCACCGCCGCGCCGGTGGCCAGCCTGCTGCGGCTGTGCCGGCTGATGCAGGCGGTGGCGCGGCGCTCGTCCTACCTGGCCCTGCTGGAAGAGCAGCCGGCGGCGCGCCGACGGCTGGTGCGGCTGTTCGCCGACAGTGCGTTCCTGGCCGAGCGCGTCATCGCGCAGCCGCTGCTGCTGGACGACGTGCTCGACCCGCGCATCGATCAATTGCCGTTCAAGCGCGCCGACATCACCGCCGAGATCGCGCGCGTGCTGGGCACGCTGGAAGAACGCGAGGCCGAGGCCGAGCTCGACCGGATCAACGAGTTCAAGGCGTCCACCGCGTTCCGGCTCGGCCTGGCGTTCAACGACGGCCGCGCCGACGCGGTCGCCACCGCGCGCCGGCTGGCCGCGTTGGCCGAGTCGGTGATCGGCGCGGTGCTGGCGCTGGCCGAGCGCGAGCTGGTCGCCCAGCACGGCCGCCTGCCGGGAACCGACATGCAGCCGGGCTCGGGTTTTTCCGTGCTGGGCTACGGCAGTCTCGGCGGCGAGGAGCTCGGCTTCGCCTCCGATCTCGACCTCGTCTTCGTCTACGACAGCCGCCGCGCGCAGGCGATGAGCGACGGCGCACGGCCGATCGAGGGCTCGCGCTGGTACCAGCGCCTCGCCCAGCGGGTGATGAACTGGCTCACCGTGCTGACCCGCGGCGGCCGCCTGTACGAAGTCGACACGCGCCTGCGTCCGGACGGCTCCAAGGGCCTGCTGGTCAGCAGCCTCGACGCGTTCGTGGCGTACCAGCAGAGCCGCGCGTGGACGTGGGAACACCAGGCGCTGCTGCGCGCGCGGCCGGTGGCCGGCGACGCGGCGCTCAACGCCGAGTTGGCCGGAGTGCGCCGCGACATCCTGGCCGTGCCGCGCGAGCGCGCCACGGTGCTGGCCGAAGTCGGCAGCATGCGTGCGCGCTGGCGCGCCGAGCGCGACCGCTCCGACGAGCGCCAGCTCGACCTGAAGCAAGGCCACGGCGGCCTGCTCGACATCGAATTCGCGCTGCAGGGGCTGGTGCTGGCGCATGCGGCCGAGCAGCCGGGCCTGCTCGGCGTCACCGCGAACGCCGGCCTGATCGAAGCGTGCCGCGTCGCCGGCCTGCTCGACAGCGACCAGTCCGCGATCCTCACCGTAGCCCATGCCGACCTGCTGCAACGCGCGCTCGCCTGCACGCTCGACCTGCGCTCGCGCATCGCGCCGCGCGATGCGGAGCTGGAGCAGCTATGCGGCAGCGTGCGCGAGGTCACCGATGCGCTGGGCTTTGCGTTCGACTGA
- a CDS encoding mitochondrial fission ELM1 family protein, with amino-acid sequence MLKLHGECWVVTDSAAGNQRQALALAEHLQMPLRHLVLQPRAPWSWLAPRLELGGGLALPARQRRLFAPPWPAVAIGCGRAAALFTRMLRRLSDKQCYTVQILDPRIDPAHWDTVIAPRHDRLDGPNVMRPLGSLNSVDDEWLADGRDACPSFAELPQPRVGVLLGGPRQGIALDADYARQLAARLLERQRREGGSLLVLGSRRTSAALIEVFRKTLHDVPGLVWAGPDDGRNPYPGVLGWADRLVVTPDSVNMLSEACAAGCPVETFVTAPLPAKIARFHQALRAAGRLQDLGSQAPASANPLRETADIAAELRARIQRRQAQQALD; translated from the coding sequence ATGCTGAAGCTGCACGGCGAGTGCTGGGTGGTCACCGACAGCGCCGCCGGCAACCAGCGCCAGGCGCTGGCGCTGGCCGAGCACCTGCAAATGCCGCTGCGCCACCTGGTGCTGCAGCCGCGCGCACCGTGGTCGTGGCTGGCGCCACGGCTGGAACTGGGCGGCGGGCTCGCCCTGCCAGCCCGCCAGCGCCGCTTGTTCGCGCCGCCGTGGCCGGCCGTGGCGATCGGCTGCGGACGCGCCGCCGCGCTGTTCACCCGCATGCTGCGCCGGCTGTCCGACAAGCAGTGCTACACCGTGCAGATCCTGGACCCGCGCATCGATCCCGCGCACTGGGACACGGTGATCGCGCCCCGCCACGACCGGCTCGACGGTCCGAACGTGATGCGCCCGCTCGGCTCGCTGAACTCGGTCGACGACGAGTGGCTGGCCGACGGCCGCGACGCCTGCCCCAGCTTCGCCGAATTGCCGCAGCCGCGCGTGGGCGTGCTGCTCGGCGGCCCGCGCCAGGGCATCGCGCTGGACGCGGACTATGCGCGCCAGCTGGCCGCACGCCTGCTCGAACGCCAGCGCCGCGAAGGCGGCAGCCTGCTGGTGCTGGGTTCGCGACGCACCTCGGCGGCACTGATCGAGGTCTTCCGCAAGACGCTGCACGACGTGCCCGGCCTGGTCTGGGCCGGCCCCGACGACGGCCGCAATCCCTATCCCGGCGTGCTCGGCTGGGCCGATCGCCTGGTGGTCACGCCCGACTCGGTGAATATGCTGAGCGAAGCCTGCGCCGCCGGCTGCCCAGTCGAGACCTTCGTCACCGCGCCGCTGCCGGCAAAGATCGCGCGTTTCCATCAGGCGCTGCGCGCGGCCGGGCGGCTGCAGGATCTCGGCAGCCAGGCGCCGGCCTCGGCCAACCCGCTGCGCGAGACCGCCGACATCGCCGCCGAACTGCGCGCACGGATCCAGCGACGGCAGGCACAACAGGCGCTGGACTGA
- a CDS encoding malonic semialdehyde reductase, translating to MSELLSEASLDQLFRSARTFNAWLPKEVSDEQLHQLYDLAKFGPTSANCSPMRVVFVKSKAAKAKLEPFLSDGNRAKTMEAPVTAIVATDHEFYEQLPRLFPHTDARSWFVGNQPLIDTTAFRNATLQGAYLLLAARAVGLDCGPMSGFDNAGVDAAFFAGTAVKSNFLISIGYGDASRNLFARSPRLAFGEACTIA from the coding sequence ATGAGCGAGTTGCTTTCCGAGGCCAGTCTGGATCAGTTGTTCCGCAGCGCCCGCACGTTCAATGCGTGGCTGCCGAAAGAAGTGAGCGACGAGCAGTTGCACCAGCTCTACGACCTGGCCAAGTTCGGGCCGACCAGCGCGAACTGCTCCCCGATGCGGGTGGTGTTCGTGAAGTCGAAGGCGGCGAAGGCGAAGCTGGAACCGTTCCTGTCCGACGGCAACCGCGCCAAGACCATGGAAGCGCCGGTCACCGCGATCGTCGCCACCGACCACGAGTTCTACGAGCAGTTGCCGCGGCTGTTCCCGCATACCGACGCGCGCAGCTGGTTCGTCGGCAACCAGCCGCTGATCGACACCACCGCGTTCCGCAACGCCACCCTGCAGGGCGCCTACCTGCTGCTGGCGGCGCGGGCGGTCGGACTGGACTGCGGCCCGATGTCCGGCTTCGACAATGCCGGCGTGGACGCGGCGTTCTTTGCAGGCACCGCGGTCAAGTCGAATTTCCTGATCAGCATCGGTTACGGCGACGCCAGCCGCAACCTGTTCGCGCGCAGCCCCCGCCTCGCGTTTGGCGAAGCCTGCACGATCGCCTGA
- a CDS encoding YceI family protein, giving the protein MRALKYLAFAGLLGAAVSAQAAPVTYKLDPGHTMVLFSWNHFGYSNPTADLGLGEGTLVFDEQHPANSSVEVTLPLARLDTHVPALDEHLKKPDFLDADQYPVVTFKSTEVQPLGGNKFKVTGNLTVHGVTRPVVLDATLNKVGPHPMTKAPSIGFDATASIKRSDFGVGAYVPNVSDELSIRITTEASVPKKIAAK; this is encoded by the coding sequence ATGCGTGCATTGAAGTATCTCGCTTTCGCCGGCTTGCTCGGCGCCGCCGTCTCGGCCCAGGCCGCCCCGGTCACCTACAAGCTCGACCCCGGCCACACGATGGTGTTGTTCAGCTGGAACCACTTCGGCTACTCCAATCCCACCGCCGACCTCGGCCTGGGCGAAGGCACCCTGGTGTTCGACGAGCAGCATCCGGCCAATTCCAGCGTGGAAGTGACCTTGCCGCTGGCCCGCCTCGACACGCACGTGCCGGCGCTGGACGAGCATCTGAAGAAGCCCGACTTCCTCGATGCCGACCAGTACCCGGTGGTGACCTTCAAGAGCACCGAAGTGCAGCCGCTGGGCGGCAACAAGTTCAAGGTCACCGGCAACCTCACCGTGCATGGCGTGACCAGGCCGGTGGTGCTGGACGCCACGCTGAACAAGGTCGGCCCGCATCCGATGACCAAGGCGCCGTCGATCGGCTTCGACGCCACCGCCAGCATCAAGCGTTCGGATTTCGGCGTCGGCGCCTACGTGCCGAACGTCAGCGACGAGCTCAGCATCCGCATCACCACCGAGGCTTCGGTGCCGAAGAAAATCGCGGCCAAGTAA
- a CDS encoding Yip1 family protein — translation MDFGKIIERIKAILTTPRTEWPAAAAEPATVQSLYAGYIAIVAALPIVAGFIKGSLIGSSAFGITVRTPIGMGIVGMVLHYVLALVIVYVVALIINALAPTFGGQKDMVQALKTVAYAWTASWVAGIAVIVPWLGWLIAIAGGIYSIYLLYLGLPHTMKCPPEKAGGYTAVSVIIAIVLSWIVGAIVVGVVGTAAMTGAAMGGMHVTGSNGESVTIDSDSALGKLAAMGQRAEQASKELDAAQKPGDGQAQSAAMGKMMGAMAGSNGSVEALAPDQIKAFLPDSLGGLKRSSLSAERNSAMGMQISQATANYAADNGQHVTLEVSDTGGAKGFMSLAAAMAPEEEKQTDHGYEKTYSADGNLVHEAWDTQSKYGEYSVVVGKRFTVKANGNVDSIDQLKQAVASIDLGKLESLKDAGVKAN, via the coding sequence ATGGATTTCGGAAAGATCATTGAACGCATCAAGGCCATCCTGACCACACCCAGGACCGAATGGCCCGCGGCCGCCGCCGAACCGGCCACCGTGCAAAGCCTGTACGCCGGTTACATCGCGATCGTCGCCGCCCTGCCGATCGTCGCCGGCTTCATCAAGGGCAGCCTGATCGGCAGCAGCGCGTTCGGCATCACCGTGCGCACGCCGATCGGCATGGGCATCGTGGGCATGGTGCTGCACTACGTGCTGGCACTGGTGATCGTCTACGTGGTGGCGCTGATCATCAACGCGCTGGCACCCACCTTCGGCGGCCAGAAAGACATGGTGCAGGCGCTGAAGACCGTGGCCTACGCCTGGACCGCCAGCTGGGTCGCCGGCATCGCGGTGATCGTGCCGTGGCTGGGCTGGCTGATCGCGATCGCCGGCGGCATCTACAGCATCTACCTGCTGTACCTGGGCCTGCCGCACACCATGAAGTGTCCGCCGGAGAAAGCCGGCGGCTACACCGCGGTCAGCGTGATCATCGCGATCGTGCTGAGCTGGATCGTCGGCGCGATCGTCGTCGGCGTAGTCGGCACCGCCGCGATGACGGGTGCGGCGATGGGCGGCATGCACGTCACCGGCAGCAACGGCGAGAGCGTCACCATCGACAGCGACAGCGCGCTCGGCAAGCTGGCCGCGATGGGCCAGCGCGCCGAGCAGGCCAGCAAGGAACTGGACGCCGCGCAGAAACCCGGCGACGGCCAGGCGCAGTCCGCCGCGATGGGCAAGATGATGGGCGCCATGGCCGGCAGCAACGGCAGCGTCGAGGCGCTGGCGCCGGACCAGATCAAGGCGTTCCTGCCCGACAGCCTGGGCGGCCTCAAGCGCAGCAGCCTGTCGGCCGAACGCAACAGTGCGATGGGCATGCAGATATCCCAGGCCACCGCCAACTACGCCGCCGACAACGGCCAGCACGTCACGCTGGAAGTCTCCGACACCGGCGGCGCCAAGGGCTTCATGTCGCTGGCCGCCGCGATGGCGCCGGAGGAAGAAAAGCAGACCGACCATGGCTACGAGAAGACCTACAGCGCCGACGGCAACCTGGTCCACGAGGCATGGGACACGCAGTCGAAGTACGGCGAATACAGCGTGGTGGTCGGCAAGCGTTTCACGGTGAAGGCGAACGGCAACGTGGACAGCATCGACCAGCTGAAGCAGGCGGTCGCCAGCATCGACCTCGGCAAGCTGGAATCGCTGAAGGACGCAGGCGTGAAGGCGAATTGA
- a CDS encoding zinc-finger domain-containing protein, with amino-acid sequence MSPPLSATASLMPANAENRYEVTRADLPLSCPMPGMALWNSHPKVYLPIVDDGGESTCAYCGAHYVLRD; translated from the coding sequence ATGTCACCCCCCCTTTCCGCGACGGCGTCATTGATGCCGGCAAATGCCGAAAATCGTTACGAAGTGACGCGCGCCGACCTGCCGCTGTCCTGCCCGATGCCCGGCATGGCGCTGTGGAATTCGCACCCGAAGGTGTACCTGCCGATCGTCGACGACGGCGGCGAATCAACCTGCGCCTACTGTGGCGCGCATTACGTCCTGCGCGACTGA